Proteins from a single region of Stigmatella erecta:
- a CDS encoding sensor histidine kinase: protein MSAADTANPHALRRMKGRTFLVSAGMLLASLGLQNLLLGMSPAPLLWAQLLWGGSFLLLGLGVSTGWLAPALASPLSGLVCIIPLTVIIDFTGGPASPYFVTLVSVPLLLAMFTPDSSVSTLVGLAAMVGAVGVLDMRAGVPWEGFLRQAIVYLLIGSIGLYGGRTYQKLAAAERRAQEERLKALERLAESERVRRQAEAERSEVERLVLVGQLASGVAHEVNNPLAFVKSNLHYLDRELMGALSPEKTELRELLNETRQGVLRIQQIVMDLRRFARPTLESEEQGHPQEAMEEAQRMAAMRLHGGGEVVLEVPPELPPVRLGQRYLVQVLLNLLLNAADSVEEVVPPRPPRILMRARRTQEGVRLEVEDNGTGIPQDVLPRLFEPFFTTKPPGKGTGLGLALCREYVARVGGTLCAENRPEGGARLILSLGEVPTRSSPLA, encoded by the coding sequence ATGAGCGCTGCGGACACCGCCAATCCCCACGCCTTGCGCCGGATGAAAGGACGGACCTTCCTGGTCTCGGCGGGCATGCTCTTGGCGAGCCTGGGGCTCCAGAACCTGCTCTTGGGGATGTCGCCGGCCCCGCTGCTGTGGGCTCAGTTGCTGTGGGGCGGCAGCTTCCTCCTGCTGGGCCTGGGCGTGAGCACAGGGTGGCTGGCGCCGGCGCTGGCCAGCCCGCTGTCCGGCCTGGTGTGCATCATCCCGCTCACGGTGATCATCGACTTCACCGGGGGGCCCGCGAGCCCCTATTTCGTGACGCTCGTCTCCGTGCCGCTCCTGCTGGCGATGTTCACCCCGGACTCCTCGGTGTCCACGCTGGTGGGCCTGGCGGCGATGGTGGGCGCGGTGGGCGTGCTCGACATGAGGGCCGGGGTGCCGTGGGAGGGCTTCCTGCGGCAGGCCATCGTCTATCTCCTCATTGGAAGCATCGGGCTGTACGGGGGCAGGACCTACCAGAAGCTGGCGGCGGCGGAGCGGCGGGCCCAGGAGGAGCGCCTGAAGGCGCTGGAGCGGCTGGCGGAGAGCGAGCGCGTCCGGAGACAGGCCGAGGCCGAGCGCTCGGAGGTGGAGCGGCTGGTGCTCGTGGGACAGCTTGCCTCGGGCGTGGCGCACGAGGTGAACAACCCGCTGGCCTTCGTGAAGTCCAACCTGCACTACCTCGACCGGGAGCTGATGGGCGCGCTGTCGCCGGAGAAGACGGAGCTGCGCGAGCTGCTGAACGAGACCCGGCAAGGGGTGCTGCGCATCCAGCAGATCGTCATGGATCTGCGGCGCTTCGCGCGCCCCACGCTGGAGTCCGAGGAGCAGGGCCACCCGCAGGAAGCCATGGAGGAAGCCCAGCGCATGGCCGCCATGCGCCTGCACGGGGGAGGCGAGGTGGTGCTGGAGGTGCCCCCGGAGCTGCCCCCCGTCCGGCTGGGGCAACGCTACCTGGTCCAGGTGCTGCTGAACCTGCTCCTGAACGCGGCGGACTCGGTGGAGGAGGTGGTACCGCCCAGGCCCCCCCGCATCCTCATGCGGGCCCGGAGAACGCAGGAGGGAGTCCGGCTGGAGGTGGAGGACAACGGGACGGGGATTCCCCAGGATGTGTTGCCCCGGCTCTTCGAGCCCTTCTTCACCACGAAGCCACCCGGCAAGGGCACGGGGCTGGGGCTGGCGCTGTGCCGCGAGTACGTGGCCCGGGTGGGGGGAACGCTCTGCGCGGAGAACCGCCCCGAGGGGGGGGCCCGCCTCATCCTCTCGCTGGGAGAGGTGCCCACCCGCTCCAGCCCCCTGGCCTGA
- a CDS encoding general secretion pathway protein GspE, which translates to MLGEILLERGVVNRAQLRLGLVHHHEVRVPLGRALVREGICTESEVLQALSDQLGIDAVALERERLEPKLARLIPSRIAQQYRIVPLRLEQRDREVLHVALPAPASIEALDAVRAISGKPRVEPHLASDTALTRALAVLYGIREPAREPAEAASSPSDEAALLLYGWPPVTSVLMSRVLARHGYETRVVTPLEVFHAGPSDIVLAPMQAMEGLLMGEARLTSALIIHGDSDGEGFERAQALGARGFLANPLDEELLLRAIHRLRPPASRSVRTAVPRNSSAQDLLPG; encoded by the coding sequence ATGCTGGGCGAGATTCTCTTGGAGCGGGGCGTGGTCAACCGCGCGCAGCTCCGGCTGGGGCTGGTGCACCACCACGAGGTTCGCGTTCCGTTGGGCCGGGCCCTCGTGCGGGAAGGGATCTGCACCGAGTCCGAGGTGCTTCAGGCCCTCTCGGACCAGCTCGGCATTGACGCCGTGGCCCTGGAGAGGGAGCGGCTGGAGCCCAAGCTCGCCCGGCTCATCCCCTCCCGGATCGCCCAGCAATACCGCATCGTGCCCCTGCGCCTGGAGCAGCGCGATCGCGAGGTGCTGCACGTCGCCCTGCCCGCCCCCGCGTCCATCGAGGCCCTGGACGCCGTGCGCGCCATCTCGGGAAAGCCCCGGGTCGAGCCCCACCTCGCCTCGGACACCGCCCTCACCCGGGCCCTCGCCGTGCTGTATGGCATCCGGGAGCCTGCCCGGGAACCAGCGGAGGCCGCATCCTCCCCCTCCGACGAGGCAGCCCTGCTGCTCTATGGCTGGCCGCCCGTTACCTCGGTACTGATGTCCCGGGTGCTCGCCCGGCACGGGTATGAGACGCGCGTGGTGACGCCTCTGGAAGTCTTCCACGCGGGCCCCTCCGACATCGTCCTCGCGCCCATGCAAGCCATGGAGGGGCTCCTCATGGGGGAGGCCCGGCTCACCAGTGCCCTCATCATCCACGGTGACTCGGACGGTGAGGGCTTCGAGCGGGCCCAGGCCCTGGGGGCGCGGGGGTTCCTCGCCAATCCCCTGGACGAGGAGCTGTTGCTCCGGGCCATCCACCGGCTGCGCCCGCCTGCCTCGCGGAGCGTGCGGACGGCGGTGCCCCGCAATTCCTCCGCCCAGGATCTCTTGCCTGGTTGA
- a CDS encoding tetratricopeptide repeat protein encodes MNRLGRLGWVLGVLTLTAATGCEEKPEPAKIHRVKGSDHLSKKEWKEAAAAYELSLQADPKQDKVWEKKAYAHMQMGETDKAAESLLKLMEFKTEPAQKAELYRGLASLHMTGGQSDKAEQYFNEALKLEPKDEASLGWLAEIYSQRGGARSMAAAPVEADLQKSLDYYDQVIAINPNSANTYLNKRIVMAKYMEHEKQQKDVAELEAKENAKNATKAAEARARAEQHQARMEEFKKQFDELSQKFSAASKAAKAAQAGATPK; translated from the coding sequence ATGAACCGATTGGGAAGACTGGGGTGGGTGCTCGGGGTGCTCACGCTGACGGCGGCCACCGGCTGTGAAGAGAAGCCGGAGCCCGCCAAGATCCACCGCGTGAAGGGCAGCGATCACCTCAGCAAGAAAGAGTGGAAGGAAGCCGCCGCGGCGTACGAGCTGTCGCTCCAGGCGGATCCCAAGCAGGACAAGGTCTGGGAGAAGAAGGCCTACGCCCACATGCAGATGGGCGAGACGGACAAGGCCGCCGAGTCCCTGCTGAAGCTCATGGAGTTCAAGACCGAGCCCGCGCAGAAGGCGGAGCTGTACCGCGGCCTGGCGAGCCTCCACATGACGGGGGGCCAGAGCGACAAGGCCGAGCAGTACTTCAACGAGGCGCTGAAGCTCGAGCCCAAGGACGAGGCGTCCCTGGGGTGGCTGGCGGAGATCTATTCCCAGCGTGGCGGCGCGCGCTCCATGGCGGCCGCCCCGGTCGAGGCGGACCTGCAGAAGTCGCTCGACTATTACGATCAGGTGATCGCCATCAACCCGAACTCGGCCAACACGTACCTCAACAAGCGCATCGTGATGGCCAAGTACATGGAGCACGAGAAGCAGCAGAAGGACGTGGCGGAGCTGGAGGCGAAGGAGAACGCCAAGAACGCCACCAAGGCCGCCGAGGCGCGGGCCCGGGCCGAGCAGCACCAGGCGCGCATGGAGGAGTTCAAGAAGCAGTTCGATGAGCTCAGCCAGAAGTTCTCCGCGGCCTCGAAGGCCGCCAAGGCCGCTCAGGCGGGCGCCACCCCCAAGTAG
- a CDS encoding class I SAM-dependent methyltransferase, translating to MVSVLLIGILTRLTDLLLLLVHPRLLRPYGSLWREEFRHTPYRARRTFEVIRALKASGQRFREIIYGETPLLTAILAFRRAGVGRGSRLVDLGAGRGRVLLAARWLGAEARGIELIADHVTRVEAPLARVGARLQVGDATQADLEDPTHVFTNWLALEPETKARLIERFRTCRPGTRFITVTRPIEAPDFVRRSRRWMLFTWGIESVWIHEYQPAEPRL from the coding sequence ATGGTGTCGGTGCTGCTCATCGGCATCCTCACCCGCCTCACCGACCTGTTGTTGCTGCTCGTCCATCCCCGGCTGTTGAGGCCCTATGGGAGCCTCTGGCGGGAGGAGTTCCGTCATACGCCCTACCGGGCGCGGCGCACCTTCGAGGTGATTCGTGCCTTGAAGGCCAGCGGCCAGCGCTTCCGGGAGATCATCTACGGCGAGACGCCGTTGCTCACGGCGATCCTGGCGTTCCGCCGCGCGGGCGTGGGCCGGGGAAGCCGGCTGGTGGATCTCGGCGCGGGCCGGGGCCGGGTGCTGCTCGCGGCCCGGTGGCTGGGCGCCGAGGCCCGGGGAATCGAGCTAATCGCGGACCATGTGACGCGGGTGGAAGCACCACTGGCGCGCGTGGGGGCCCGCCTCCAGGTGGGCGATGCCACCCAGGCGGACCTGGAGGATCCCACCCACGTCTTCACCAACTGGCTGGCGCTCGAACCCGAGACGAAGGCGCGGCTCATCGAGAGGTTCCGGACGTGCCGTCCCGGAACGCGCTTCATCACCGTGACGCGCCCCATCGAGGCCCCGGACTTCGTGCGGCGCTCCCGGAGGTGGATGCTCTTCACGTGGGGCATCGAATCCGTCTGGATCCACGAGTACCAACCCGCGGAGCCCCGGCTTTAA
- a CDS encoding SulP family inorganic anion transporter, with protein MSSNFSSSLIKDVPASLVVFLVALPLSLGIAVASGAPVQAGLIAAIVGGIVVGVLGGAPLQVSGPAAGLSVMVYGFVQKFGFETTCVIAAMAGILQIAAGSAGIAQAALAISPAVLQAMLAGIGILIALGQMHVLLGHTPKGSALNNILGLADSVPHVNVSALIVGGSTLLVILVWNRFVAKRVRLIPGSLVAILVGTVVSLFVPGQIPHVTIGSGIFQEFHLPTLGGHPIGDLVLAALALFVVASAESLLCAVATDQLHSGPRANLNRELFAQGVGNTLSGLVGGLPITGVIVRSSANIAAEAKTRLSAILHGVWMLVFVLMFSGLLARVPMAALAALLVHVGVNLVKIKEIRKIAEFNEVIVYAVTLTGVVFINLLWGIGIGFALALVLLLRRTAKVNLSTETRGEEIHVTLRGHLSFLSVPAVTSQLRSIPAARTVHMRFEVDQIDHAAIEAIRAWRVGYQNAGGKVVKEPLDVLWRELLPRSLSTAA; from the coding sequence ATGAGTTCGAATTTTTCGTCATCCCTGATCAAGGACGTCCCCGCGTCCCTGGTGGTCTTCCTGGTCGCGCTGCCGCTGTCGCTGGGCATCGCCGTGGCGTCGGGTGCCCCAGTCCAGGCGGGCCTCATCGCCGCCATCGTCGGAGGCATCGTCGTGGGCGTGCTGGGCGGGGCGCCGCTGCAGGTGAGCGGTCCCGCGGCGGGCCTGTCCGTCATGGTCTATGGCTTCGTGCAGAAGTTCGGCTTCGAGACCACGTGCGTCATCGCCGCCATGGCCGGCATCCTGCAGATCGCCGCGGGCTCGGCGGGCATTGCGCAGGCCGCGCTCGCCATCTCCCCGGCGGTGCTGCAGGCGATGCTGGCCGGTATCGGCATCCTCATCGCGCTGGGCCAGATGCACGTGCTGCTGGGCCACACGCCCAAGGGCTCGGCGCTCAACAACATCCTGGGGCTGGCGGACTCCGTGCCCCATGTGAACGTCAGCGCGCTCATCGTCGGCGGCTCGACGCTGCTCGTCATCCTCGTGTGGAACCGCTTCGTGGCCAAGCGCGTGCGCCTCATCCCTGGCTCGCTGGTCGCCATCTTGGTGGGCACGGTCGTGTCGCTCTTCGTGCCGGGGCAAATCCCGCATGTGACGATCGGCTCCGGCATCTTCCAGGAGTTCCACCTGCCCACCCTGGGCGGCCACCCCATTGGGGATCTGGTGCTGGCGGCCCTGGCGCTCTTCGTGGTGGCCAGCGCCGAGTCGCTGCTGTGCGCCGTGGCCACCGATCAGCTCCACTCCGGGCCCCGGGCCAACCTGAACCGTGAGCTGTTCGCCCAGGGCGTGGGCAACACGCTGTCGGGCCTGGTGGGCGGCCTGCCCATCACGGGCGTCATCGTGCGCAGCTCGGCGAACATCGCCGCCGAGGCGAAGACGCGCCTGTCGGCCATCCTCCACGGCGTGTGGATGCTGGTGTTCGTGCTGATGTTCTCCGGCCTGCTGGCGCGCGTGCCCATGGCGGCGCTCGCGGCGCTGCTCGTGCACGTCGGCGTGAACCTGGTGAAGATCAAGGAGATCCGCAAGATCGCCGAGTTCAACGAGGTCATCGTCTACGCCGTCACCCTGACGGGCGTCGTCTTCATCAACCTGCTGTGGGGCATTGGCATCGGCTTCGCCCTGGCGCTCGTGTTGCTGCTGCGCCGCACGGCCAAGGTGAACCTCTCCACGGAGACGCGCGGCGAGGAGATCCACGTGACGCTCCGGGGCCACCTGAGCTTCCTGTCGGTGCCCGCGGTGACGTCGCAGCTGCGCTCCATCCCGGCGGCCCGCACGGTGCACATGCGGTTCGAGGTGGACCAGATCGATCACGCGGCCATCGAGGCCATCCGCGCCTGGCGCGTGGGCTACCAGAACGCAGGCGGCAAGGTCGTGAAGGAGCCGCTGGACGTGCTCTGGCGGGAGCTTCTACCCCGTTCGCTCAGCACCGCCGCCTAA
- a CDS encoding chitosanase translates to MHGRHNWARGQHWVLMGAAATLISCAGAVGEAEGVPETVEQALAACPHTVTTNTYVGSDWWGTLVFKNTGTRAITGPQVIFNVPSGVTCDHDEPGWTHTQSGVTCTYSSPSVTIGANASYTFYYSTNSNQSFTATQVQLTSASCGEGGENPGSTDGMTANQKKVAEGLTSIWENDTPVIDYAYAENIHDGRGYTNGRAGFCTGTGDAIMVVECYKNLRSEANGNRLAKYMPGLTAINNRFLSTGQSQASTAELDSVGNWVSDWAASYTTTTTRADFKSCQDKISDQLYYTPAMNAAKKWGLVKALSKAALYDAFINHGEWGALQFIKAANTALGNSGQVAPAVGYNGITETAFLQKFLEKRRDTLASDSTWASAVDRVAAYEKARRRNNMDLATEVLNDVRARDCWGSSYPASGYTVYRLSPDGSWSKVSAPTYSCN, encoded by the coding sequence ATGCACGGGCGGCACAACTGGGCACGCGGCCAACACTGGGTCCTGATGGGAGCGGCAGCCACGTTGATCTCCTGCGCCGGAGCGGTGGGCGAGGCCGAGGGGGTTCCGGAGACGGTGGAGCAGGCGCTCGCGGCGTGTCCGCACACGGTCACCACCAACACCTATGTGGGATCCGACTGGTGGGGCACCCTGGTGTTCAAGAACACGGGCACCCGCGCCATCACCGGCCCGCAGGTCATCTTCAATGTCCCCAGCGGCGTGACGTGTGATCACGACGAGCCCGGCTGGACGCACACCCAGAGCGGCGTGACGTGCACGTACTCCAGCCCCAGCGTGACGATTGGCGCGAACGCGTCGTACACCTTCTATTACTCCACCAACTCCAACCAATCGTTCACCGCCACCCAGGTGCAGCTCACCTCGGCGAGCTGCGGCGAGGGCGGCGAGAACCCCGGCAGCACCGATGGGATGACCGCCAACCAGAAGAAGGTGGCCGAGGGGCTCACCAGCATCTGGGAGAACGACACGCCCGTCATCGACTACGCGTACGCGGAGAACATCCACGACGGCCGCGGGTACACGAACGGGCGGGCGGGCTTCTGCACCGGCACGGGCGACGCCATCATGGTCGTCGAGTGCTACAAGAACCTGCGCTCCGAGGCCAACGGCAACCGGCTGGCCAAGTACATGCCGGGGCTCACCGCCATCAACAACCGCTTCCTGTCCACGGGCCAGTCCCAGGCCTCCACGGCGGAGCTCGACAGCGTGGGCAACTGGGTGTCCGACTGGGCCGCCAGCTACACCACCACCACCACCCGGGCGGACTTCAAGAGCTGCCAGGACAAGATCAGCGATCAGCTCTATTACACGCCCGCCATGAACGCGGCCAAGAAGTGGGGCCTCGTCAAGGCGCTGTCGAAGGCGGCGCTCTACGACGCGTTCATCAACCACGGGGAATGGGGCGCGCTGCAGTTCATCAAGGCCGCCAACACCGCGCTCGGCAACTCCGGCCAGGTGGCTCCCGCGGTGGGCTACAACGGCATCACCGAGACCGCCTTCTTGCAGAAGTTCCTGGAGAAGCGCCGGGACACGCTCGCCTCGGACTCGACCTGGGCCAGCGCCGTGGACCGGGTGGCTGCCTACGAGAAGGCCCGCCGCCGCAACAACATGGACCTGGCCACCGAGGTGCTGAACGACGTGCGCGCCCGCGACTGCTGGGGCTCGAGCTACCCGGCCAGCGGCTACACCGTTTACCGGCTCAGCCCGGATGGAAGCTGGAGCAAGGTCAGCGCCCCCACCTATTCGTGTAACTGA
- a CDS encoding GTP-binding protein: MKFSAPPRVVAVVGVQGEGKTAFWDSLMWLARTSAMPAPQGPAPAGRAPSQELSVATVDLQGERWTFIDCPSAPEAFQETQHALMISDAALLVCDAKEGCAQALAPVLRFLDSRRIPHFFFLNALNESGASVRALLSSLQVVSGHPLVLREFPLREGQRTVGVVDLVSEHSWGVTAASEAPPMVVPASQRPIEQAARRQMLERLADQDDELLEALVEDSVPPPEMLHEQMARALKDNRLVPVFLGSAEQGWGLAQLLEGLRHEAPTVEETRVRLHLTAEGGPLAQCFKTYHLPQEGKQCLMRLWRGQVEDGCTLGGMRIEGVLRPHGAAQHAIGTALMGEVMAIRRLDQVRTGDLVGADGVSRPNDWPQ; encoded by the coding sequence ATGAAATTTTCCGCACCGCCTCGGGTGGTTGCTGTCGTGGGTGTTCAGGGAGAGGGAAAGACTGCCTTCTGGGACTCGCTGATGTGGCTGGCCCGCACGAGTGCCATGCCCGCCCCCCAGGGCCCTGCCCCGGCAGGGCGGGCCCCGTCCCAGGAACTCTCCGTGGCCACCGTCGATCTCCAGGGCGAGCGGTGGACCTTCATCGACTGTCCCAGTGCCCCCGAGGCCTTCCAGGAGACCCAGCACGCCCTGATGATCAGCGATGCGGCCCTGCTGGTGTGTGACGCGAAGGAGGGCTGCGCGCAGGCCCTGGCCCCCGTGCTGCGCTTTCTCGACTCGCGCCGCATTCCGCACTTCTTCTTCCTCAACGCCCTCAACGAGAGCGGCGCCTCGGTGCGCGCGCTGCTGAGCTCCCTCCAGGTCGTCTCCGGCCACCCGCTGGTGCTCCGGGAGTTTCCCCTCCGCGAGGGCCAGCGCACGGTGGGCGTCGTGGACCTCGTGAGCGAGCACTCCTGGGGCGTGACCGCCGCGAGCGAGGCCCCGCCGATGGTGGTCCCCGCCTCCCAGCGGCCCATCGAGCAGGCCGCCCGGCGGCAGATGCTGGAGCGGCTGGCGGATCAGGACGATGAGCTGCTCGAGGCGCTCGTCGAGGACTCGGTGCCGCCCCCCGAGATGCTCCATGAGCAGATGGCCCGGGCCCTCAAGGACAACCGGCTCGTGCCCGTCTTCCTCGGCTCGGCCGAGCAGGGCTGGGGGTTGGCCCAGCTGCTCGAGGGGCTGCGCCACGAGGCGCCTACGGTCGAGGAGACCCGCGTGCGCCTGCACCTCACCGCCGAGGGAGGCCCCCTGGCCCAGTGTTTCAAGACGTACCACCTGCCCCAGGAGGGCAAGCAGTGTCTGATGCGCCTGTGGCGGGGACAGGTGGAGGATGGGTGCACCCTGGGGGGCATGCGCATCGAGGGCGTACTGCGCCCGCACGGCGCGGCACAGCACGCCATCGGCACCGCGCTGATGGGCGAGGTGATGGCCATCCGGAGGCTGGATCAGGTCCGCACGGGGGATCTGGTGGGCGCTGACGGCGTCAGCCGCCCCAACGACTGGCCCCAGTAG
- a CDS encoding DUF2309 domain-containing protein, with the protein MDTPSRVDGWLSECRPKLPIQNPLWAFIHNNILLNLEDRPFREAVREAAALYRARPYETEDFYRSELQRGRIRRESLEAVLAQALPGSGPDRVERFLAEPAFGNGMAPVPLLRAAPRLDTAYHASYDRLLQDFVVPLIASFLDQGMAAWANPFNEGALWGYFQASVHAAPGWGFDWAGPLKARLGAHERAGRTVDEIIEAEVREAAPAGQEAAYCLETLFALKGWSGMVMRLEAEPALAPVEAPRASLKDWLAVMLVSTHALDAWLMERHGTRRAEVLARPAVAPETVSLGRLHLWQEAYERSFAGDFLAHIEKGLRPDTPGAVSAAPRFQALMCMDDREESMRRALESKECGIETWGYVGFFNVDMRFEAVGASRATRQCPPVVEPSRTIKEVPLDGEAERLARARSVGRAGGRVQLLSFYHSRTLIRGFFVSLALGLLSFLPLVLKVLMPSRMTRLRRAVQRKAFPHPRTGLALDAQGGYSLEEQAHIVEGALKTIGLTRQFAPLVAVVAHGSTNTNNPFRQAYGCGACSGNPGEPNARAFTLMANRPEVRERLAARGMNIPATTLFVACYHDTSVDTVEVLDRDRIPADRLAEVVELEARMGRACRMNALERCQRFSQGPKVGLEAAAQHVLDRGHDLSQPRPEYGHNRVAACIVGRRELTAQTFLDRRSFLVSYDPTQDQGGANMRSAILGTVPVAVNIAMDYYFSRVDNEGFGAGSKLPLNVVSLLGVLTGSKSDLRIGLARQMVELHEPMRILVAVEATEKDLRHLIDTHPRMRRMVRGEWMRLVRIDPSTRAIELWEGQSFVSWRTLWPEFHGVKPPALPAILDLRHDRPAEVYA; encoded by the coding sequence ATGGATACCCCCTCTCGCGTGGACGGCTGGCTCTCCGAGTGCCGCCCCAAGCTGCCGATCCAGAACCCTCTCTGGGCTTTCATCCACAACAACATCCTGCTCAACCTGGAGGACCGGCCGTTCCGGGAGGCGGTCCGCGAGGCGGCGGCGCTCTACCGGGCGCGGCCGTACGAGACCGAGGACTTCTACCGCTCGGAGCTCCAGCGGGGCCGCATCCGGCGGGAGAGCCTGGAGGCGGTGCTTGCCCAGGCCCTGCCCGGCAGCGGGCCGGACCGGGTGGAGCGGTTCCTGGCCGAGCCGGCGTTCGGCAACGGCATGGCGCCGGTGCCGTTGCTGCGCGCGGCCCCGCGCCTGGACACCGCGTACCACGCCTCCTACGACCGGCTGCTGCAGGACTTCGTCGTGCCGCTCATCGCCTCGTTCCTCGACCAGGGCATGGCGGCCTGGGCCAACCCCTTCAACGAGGGGGCGCTCTGGGGGTACTTCCAGGCGAGCGTGCACGCCGCGCCGGGCTGGGGGTTCGACTGGGCGGGCCCGCTCAAGGCGAGGCTCGGGGCCCACGAGCGGGCAGGGCGCACGGTGGACGAGATCATCGAAGCCGAGGTGCGCGAGGCGGCCCCCGCGGGGCAGGAGGCCGCGTACTGCCTGGAGACGCTCTTCGCGCTCAAGGGCTGGTCGGGCATGGTCATGCGCCTGGAGGCCGAGCCCGCGCTCGCCCCCGTGGAGGCACCGCGTGCCTCGCTCAAGGACTGGCTGGCGGTGATGCTCGTCTCCACGCACGCGCTGGATGCGTGGCTGATGGAGCGGCACGGCACCCGCCGGGCGGAAGTGCTGGCCCGGCCCGCGGTGGCCCCCGAGACGGTGTCCCTGGGCCGGCTGCACCTGTGGCAGGAGGCCTACGAGCGCTCCTTCGCGGGCGACTTCCTGGCCCACATCGAGAAGGGGCTCCGTCCGGACACTCCCGGGGCCGTGAGCGCCGCGCCGCGCTTCCAGGCGCTGATGTGCATGGATGACCGGGAAGAGTCCATGCGGCGCGCGCTCGAGTCGAAGGAGTGCGGCATCGAGACCTGGGGCTACGTGGGCTTCTTCAACGTGGACATGCGCTTCGAGGCCGTGGGCGCGAGCCGCGCCACCCGCCAGTGTCCTCCCGTCGTCGAGCCCTCGCGCACCATCAAGGAAGTGCCCCTCGACGGCGAGGCCGAGCGGCTGGCGCGGGCGCGCAGCGTGGGCCGGGCCGGGGGCAGGGTGCAGCTGCTGAGCTTCTACCACTCGCGGACGTTGATCCGCGGCTTCTTCGTCTCGCTGGCGCTGGGGCTGCTGAGCTTCCTGCCGCTGGTGCTGAAGGTGCTGATGCCCAGCCGGATGACCCGGCTGCGCCGTGCCGTGCAGCGCAAGGCCTTCCCGCACCCGCGCACGGGCCTGGCGCTGGACGCGCAGGGCGGGTACTCGCTGGAGGAGCAGGCGCACATCGTGGAAGGCGCCCTGAAGACCATCGGGCTGACGCGCCAGTTCGCCCCGCTGGTGGCGGTGGTGGCCCACGGCTCGACGAACACGAACAACCCGTTCCGGCAGGCGTACGGCTGCGGTGCGTGCTCGGGCAACCCGGGCGAGCCCAATGCCCGGGCCTTCACGCTGATGGCCAACCGCCCCGAGGTCCGCGAGCGTCTGGCCGCGCGGGGGATGAACATCCCGGCCACCACGCTCTTCGTGGCTTGCTACCACGACACCAGCGTGGACACCGTGGAGGTGCTCGACCGGGACCGGATCCCGGCGGATCGCCTGGCGGAGGTGGTGGAGCTGGAGGCGCGCATGGGCCGGGCGTGCCGGATGAACGCCCTGGAGCGGTGCCAGCGGTTCAGCCAGGGGCCCAAGGTGGGCTTGGAGGCGGCGGCGCAGCACGTGCTCGACCGTGGCCATGATCTCTCCCAGCCCCGGCCCGAGTACGGCCACAACCGCGTCGCGGCCTGCATCGTCGGACGGCGGGAGCTGACGGCGCAGACGTTCCTCGATCGCCGCTCCTTCCTCGTGTCGTACGATCCGACGCAGGACCAGGGTGGGGCGAACATGCGCTCGGCCATCCTCGGCACGGTGCCCGTGGCGGTGAACATCGCCATGGACTACTACTTCTCACGCGTGGACAACGAGGGGTTCGGCGCGGGCTCCAAGCTGCCGCTGAACGTCGTGTCCCTGCTGGGCGTGCTCACCGGCTCCAAGAGCGACCTGCGCATCGGCCTGGCCCGGCAGATGGTGGAGCTGCACGAGCCCATGCGCATCCTCGTGGCCGTGGAGGCCACCGAGAAGGACTTGCGGCACCTGATCGACACCCATCCGCGCATGCGCCGCATGGTGCGGGGGGAGTGGATGCGGCTGGTGCGGATCGATCCCTCCACCCGCGCCATCGAGCTGTGGGAGGGCCAGAGCTTCGTGTCCTGGCGGACGCTGTGGCCGGAGTTCCACGGGGTGAAGCCGCCCGCCTTGCCCGCCATCCTCGATCTTCGCCACGACCGGCCCGCCGAGGTGTACGCGTGA